A genomic stretch from Gorilla gorilla gorilla isolate KB3781 chromosome 20, NHGRI_mGorGor1-v2.1_pri, whole genome shotgun sequence includes:
- the DYRK1B gene encoding dual specificity tyrosine-phosphorylation-regulated kinase 1B isoform X2, with amino-acid sequence MLAARPPHWGPHRAPAPRGPRASPDPGLSGGGSRGAGCKKAPPGRAPAPGLAPLRPSEPTMAVPPGHGPFSGFPGPQEHTQVLPDVRLLPRRLPLAFRDATSAPLRKLSVDLIKTYKHINEVYYAKKKRRAQQAPPQDSSNKKEKKVLNHGYDDDNHDYIVRSGERWLERYEIDSLIGKGSFGQVVKAYDHQTQELVAIKIIKNKKAFLNQAQIELRLLELMNQHDTEMKYYIVHLKRHFMFRNHLCLVFELLSYNLYDLLRNTHFRGVSLNLTRKLAQQLCTALLFLATPELSIIHCDLKPENILLCNPKRSAIKIVDFGSSCQLGQRIYQYIQSRFYRSPEVLLGTPYDLAIDMWSLGCILVEMHTGEPLFSGSNEVDQMNRIVEVLGIPPAAMLDQAPKARKYFERLPGGGWTLRRTKELRKDYQGPGTRRLQEDLVLRMLEYEPAARISPLGALQHGFFRRTADEATNTGPAGSSASTSPAPLDTCPSSSTASSISSSGGSSGSSSDNRTYRYSNRYCGGPGPPITDCEMNSPQVPPSQPLRPWAGGDVPHKTHQAPASASSLPGTGAQLPPQPRYLGRPPSPTSPPPPELMDVSLVGGPADCSPPHPAPAPQHPAASALRTRMTGGRPPLPPPDDPATLGPHLGLRGVPQSTAASS; translated from the exons ATGCTGGCCGCTCGCCCACCCCACTGGGGGCCCCACCGCGCCCCAGCCCCCCGTGGGCCCCGCGCCAGCCCTGACCCGg GTCTCAGCGGCGGTGGCAGCCGAGGTGCAGGATGCAAGAAGGCGCCCCCCGGCCGGGCTCCCGCTCCAGGCCTCGCTCCCCTGCGGCCCTCTGAGCCCACCATGGCCGTCCCACCGGGCCATGGTCCCTTCTCTGGCTTCCCAGGGCCCCAGGAGCACACGCAG GTATTGCCTGATGTGCGGCTACTGCCTCGGAGGCTGCCCCTGGCCTTCCGGGATGCAACCTCAGCCCCGCTGCGTAAGCTCTCTGTGGACCTCATCAAGACCTACAAGCACATCAATGAG gTATACTATGCGAAGAAGAAGCGGCGGGCCCAGCAGGCGCCACCCCAGGATTCGAGCaacaagaaggagaagaaggtcCTGAACCATGGTTATGATGACGACAACCATGACTACATCGTGCGCAGTGGCGAGCGCTGGCTGGAGCGCTACGAAATTGACTCGCTCATTGGCAAAGGCTCCTTTGGCCAG GTGGTGAAAGCCTATGATCATCAGACCCAGGAGCTTGTGGCCATCAAGATCATCAAGAACAAAAAGGCTTTCCTGAACCAGGCCCAGATTGAGCTGCGGCTGCTGGAGCTGATGAACCAGCATGACACGGAGATGAAGTACTATATAG TACACCTGAAGCGGCACTTCATGTTCCGGAACCACCTGTGCCTGGTGTTTGAGCTGCTGTCCTACAACCTGTATGACCTCCTGCGCAACACCCACTTCCGCGGCGTCTCGCTGAACCTGACCCGGAAGCTGGCGCAGCAGCTCTGCACGGCACTGCTCTTTCTGGCCACGCCTGAGCTGAGCATCATTCACTGCGACCTCAAGCCTGAAAACATCTTGCTGTGCAACCCCAAGCGCAGCGCCATCAAGATCGTGGACTTCGGCAGCTCCTGCCAGCTTGGCCAGAGG ATCTACCAGTATATCCAGAGCCGCTTCTACCGCTCACCTGAGGTGCTCCTGGGCACACCCTACGACCTGGCCATTGACATGTGGTCCCTGGGCTGCATCCTTGTGGAGATGCACACCGGAGAGCCCCTCTTCAGTGGCTCCAATGAG GTCGACCAGATGAACCGCATTGTGGAGGTGCTGGGCATCCCACCGGCCGCCATGCTGGACCAGGCGCCCAAGGCTCGCAAGTACTTTGAACGGCTGCCTGGGGGTGGCTGGACCCTACGAAGGACGAAAGAACTCAGGAAG GATTACCAGGGCCCCGGGACACGGCGGCTGCAGGAG GACCTGGTGCTGCGCATGCTGGAGTATGAGCCCGCCGCCCGCATCAGCCCCCTGGGGGCTCTGCAGCACGGCTTCTTCCGCCGCACGGCCGACGAGGCCACCAACACGGGCCCGGCAGGCAGCAGTGCCTCCACCTCGCCCGCGCCCCTCGACACCTGCCCCTCTTCCAGCACCGCCAGCTCCATCTCCAGTTCTG GAGGCTCCAGTGGCTCCTCCAGTGACAACCGGACCTACCGCTACAGCAACCGATATTGTGGGGGCCCTGGGCCCCCTATCACAGACTGTGAGATGAACAGCCCCCAG GTCCCACCCTCCCAGCCGCTGCGGCCCTGGGCAGGGGGTGATGTGCCCCACAAGACACATCaagcccctgcctctgcctcgtCACTGCCTGGGACCGGGGCCCAGTTACCCCCCCAGCCCCGATACCTTGGTCGTCCCCCATCACCAACCTCACCACCACCCCCGGAGCTGATGGATGTGAGCCTGGTGGGCGGCCCTGCTGACTGCTCCCCACCTCACCCAGCACCTGCCCCCCAGCACCCGGCTGCCTCAGCCCTCCGGACTCGGATGACTGGAGGTCGTCCACCCCTCCCGCCTCCTGATGACCCTGCCACTCTGGGGCCTCACCTGGGCCTCCGTGGTGTACCCCAGAGCACAGCAGCCAGCTCGTGA
- the DYRK1B gene encoding dual specificity tyrosine-phosphorylation-regulated kinase 1B isoform X1 — translation MLAARPPHWGPHRAPAPRGPRASPDPGLSGGGSRGAGCKKAPPGRAPAPGLAPLRPSEPTMAVPPGHGPFSGFPGPQEHTQVLPDVRLLPRRLPLAFRDATSAPLRKLSVDLIKTYKHINEVYYAKKKRRAQQAPPQDSSNKKEKKVLNHGYDDDNHDYIVRSGERWLERYEIDSLIGKGSFGQVVKAYDHQTQELVAIKIIKNKKAFLNQAQIELRLLELMNQHDTEMKYYIVHLKRHFMFRNHLCLVFELLSYNLYDLLRNTHFRGVSLNLTRKLAQQLCTALLFLATPELSIIHCDLKPENILLCNPKRSAIKIVDFGSSCQLGQRIYQYIQSRFYRSPEVLLGTPYDLAIDMWSLGCILVEMHTGEPLFSGSNEVDQMNRIVEVLGIPPAAMLDQAPKARKYFERLPGGGWTLRRTKELRKDYQGPGTRRLQEVLGVQTGGPGGRRAGEPGHSPADYLRFQDLVLRMLEYEPAARISPLGALQHGFFRRTADEATNTGPAGSSASTSPAPLDTCPSSSTASSISSSGGSSGSSSDNRTYRYSNRYCGGPGPPITDCEMNSPQVPPSQPLRPWAGGDVPHKTHQAPASASSLPGTGAQLPPQPRYLGRPPSPTSPPPPELMDVSLVGGPADCSPPHPAPAPQHPAASALRTRMTGGRPPLPPPDDPATLGPHLGLRGVPQSTAASS, via the exons ATGCTGGCCGCTCGCCCACCCCACTGGGGGCCCCACCGCGCCCCAGCCCCCCGTGGGCCCCGCGCCAGCCCTGACCCGg GTCTCAGCGGCGGTGGCAGCCGAGGTGCAGGATGCAAGAAGGCGCCCCCCGGCCGGGCTCCCGCTCCAGGCCTCGCTCCCCTGCGGCCCTCTGAGCCCACCATGGCCGTCCCACCGGGCCATGGTCCCTTCTCTGGCTTCCCAGGGCCCCAGGAGCACACGCAG GTATTGCCTGATGTGCGGCTACTGCCTCGGAGGCTGCCCCTGGCCTTCCGGGATGCAACCTCAGCCCCGCTGCGTAAGCTCTCTGTGGACCTCATCAAGACCTACAAGCACATCAATGAG gTATACTATGCGAAGAAGAAGCGGCGGGCCCAGCAGGCGCCACCCCAGGATTCGAGCaacaagaaggagaagaaggtcCTGAACCATGGTTATGATGACGACAACCATGACTACATCGTGCGCAGTGGCGAGCGCTGGCTGGAGCGCTACGAAATTGACTCGCTCATTGGCAAAGGCTCCTTTGGCCAG GTGGTGAAAGCCTATGATCATCAGACCCAGGAGCTTGTGGCCATCAAGATCATCAAGAACAAAAAGGCTTTCCTGAACCAGGCCCAGATTGAGCTGCGGCTGCTGGAGCTGATGAACCAGCATGACACGGAGATGAAGTACTATATAG TACACCTGAAGCGGCACTTCATGTTCCGGAACCACCTGTGCCTGGTGTTTGAGCTGCTGTCCTACAACCTGTATGACCTCCTGCGCAACACCCACTTCCGCGGCGTCTCGCTGAACCTGACCCGGAAGCTGGCGCAGCAGCTCTGCACGGCACTGCTCTTTCTGGCCACGCCTGAGCTGAGCATCATTCACTGCGACCTCAAGCCTGAAAACATCTTGCTGTGCAACCCCAAGCGCAGCGCCATCAAGATCGTGGACTTCGGCAGCTCCTGCCAGCTTGGCCAGAGG ATCTACCAGTATATCCAGAGCCGCTTCTACCGCTCACCTGAGGTGCTCCTGGGCACACCCTACGACCTGGCCATTGACATGTGGTCCCTGGGCTGCATCCTTGTGGAGATGCACACCGGAGAGCCCCTCTTCAGTGGCTCCAATGAG GTCGACCAGATGAACCGCATTGTGGAGGTGCTGGGCATCCCACCGGCCGCCATGCTGGACCAGGCGCCCAAGGCTCGCAAGTACTTTGAACGGCTGCCTGGGGGTGGCTGGACCCTACGAAGGACGAAAGAACTCAGGAAG GATTACCAGGGCCCCGGGACACGGCGGCTGCAGGAGGTGCTGGGCGTGCAGACGGGCGGGCCCGGGGGCCGGCGGGCGGGGGAGCCGGGCCACAGCCCCGCCGACTACCTCCGCTTCCAGGACCTGGTGCTGCGCATGCTGGAGTATGAGCCCGCCGCCCGCATCAGCCCCCTGGGGGCTCTGCAGCACGGCTTCTTCCGCCGCACGGCCGACGAGGCCACCAACACGGGCCCGGCAGGCAGCAGTGCCTCCACCTCGCCCGCGCCCCTCGACACCTGCCCCTCTTCCAGCACCGCCAGCTCCATCTCCAGTTCTG GAGGCTCCAGTGGCTCCTCCAGTGACAACCGGACCTACCGCTACAGCAACCGATATTGTGGGGGCCCTGGGCCCCCTATCACAGACTGTGAGATGAACAGCCCCCAG GTCCCACCCTCCCAGCCGCTGCGGCCCTGGGCAGGGGGTGATGTGCCCCACAAGACACATCaagcccctgcctctgcctcgtCACTGCCTGGGACCGGGGCCCAGTTACCCCCCCAGCCCCGATACCTTGGTCGTCCCCCATCACCAACCTCACCACCACCCCCGGAGCTGATGGATGTGAGCCTGGTGGGCGGCCCTGCTGACTGCTCCCCACCTCACCCAGCACCTGCCCCCCAGCACCCGGCTGCCTCAGCCCTCCGGACTCGGATGACTGGAGGTCGTCCACCCCTCCCGCCTCCTGATGACCCTGCCACTCTGGGGCCTCACCTGGGCCTCCGTGGTGTACCCCAGAGCACAGCAGCCAGCTCGTGA
- the DYRK1B gene encoding dual specificity tyrosine-phosphorylation-regulated kinase 1B isoform X3: MLAARPPHWGPHRAPAPRGPRASPDPGLSGGGSRGAGCKKAPPGRAPAPGLAPLRPSEPTMAVPPGHGPFSGFPGPQEHTQVLPDVRLLPRRLPLAFRDATSAPLRKLSVDLIKTYKHINEVYYAKKKRRAQQAPPQDSSNKKEKKVLNHGYDDDNHDYIVRSGERWLERYEIDSLIGKGSFGQVVKAYDHQTQELVAIKIIKNKKAFLNQAQIELRLLELMNQHDTEMKYYIVHLKRHFMFRNHLCLVFELLSYNLYDLLRNTHFRGVSLNLTRKLAQQLCTALLFLATPELSIIHCDLKPENILLCNPKRSAIKIVDFGSSCQLGQRIYQYIQSRFYRSPEVLLGTPYDLAIDMWSLGCILVEMHTGEPLFSGSNEVDQMNRIVEVLGIPPAAMLDQAPKARKYFERLPGGGWTLRRTKELRKDLVLRMLEYEPAARISPLGALQHGFFRRTADEATNTGPAGSSASTSPAPLDTCPSSSTASSISSSGGSSGSSSDNRTYRYSNRYCGGPGPPITDCEMNSPQVPPSQPLRPWAGGDVPHKTHQAPASASSLPGTGAQLPPQPRYLGRPPSPTSPPPPELMDVSLVGGPADCSPPHPAPAPQHPAASALRTRMTGGRPPLPPPDDPATLGPHLGLRGVPQSTAASS, translated from the exons ATGCTGGCCGCTCGCCCACCCCACTGGGGGCCCCACCGCGCCCCAGCCCCCCGTGGGCCCCGCGCCAGCCCTGACCCGg GTCTCAGCGGCGGTGGCAGCCGAGGTGCAGGATGCAAGAAGGCGCCCCCCGGCCGGGCTCCCGCTCCAGGCCTCGCTCCCCTGCGGCCCTCTGAGCCCACCATGGCCGTCCCACCGGGCCATGGTCCCTTCTCTGGCTTCCCAGGGCCCCAGGAGCACACGCAG GTATTGCCTGATGTGCGGCTACTGCCTCGGAGGCTGCCCCTGGCCTTCCGGGATGCAACCTCAGCCCCGCTGCGTAAGCTCTCTGTGGACCTCATCAAGACCTACAAGCACATCAATGAG gTATACTATGCGAAGAAGAAGCGGCGGGCCCAGCAGGCGCCACCCCAGGATTCGAGCaacaagaaggagaagaaggtcCTGAACCATGGTTATGATGACGACAACCATGACTACATCGTGCGCAGTGGCGAGCGCTGGCTGGAGCGCTACGAAATTGACTCGCTCATTGGCAAAGGCTCCTTTGGCCAG GTGGTGAAAGCCTATGATCATCAGACCCAGGAGCTTGTGGCCATCAAGATCATCAAGAACAAAAAGGCTTTCCTGAACCAGGCCCAGATTGAGCTGCGGCTGCTGGAGCTGATGAACCAGCATGACACGGAGATGAAGTACTATATAG TACACCTGAAGCGGCACTTCATGTTCCGGAACCACCTGTGCCTGGTGTTTGAGCTGCTGTCCTACAACCTGTATGACCTCCTGCGCAACACCCACTTCCGCGGCGTCTCGCTGAACCTGACCCGGAAGCTGGCGCAGCAGCTCTGCACGGCACTGCTCTTTCTGGCCACGCCTGAGCTGAGCATCATTCACTGCGACCTCAAGCCTGAAAACATCTTGCTGTGCAACCCCAAGCGCAGCGCCATCAAGATCGTGGACTTCGGCAGCTCCTGCCAGCTTGGCCAGAGG ATCTACCAGTATATCCAGAGCCGCTTCTACCGCTCACCTGAGGTGCTCCTGGGCACACCCTACGACCTGGCCATTGACATGTGGTCCCTGGGCTGCATCCTTGTGGAGATGCACACCGGAGAGCCCCTCTTCAGTGGCTCCAATGAG GTCGACCAGATGAACCGCATTGTGGAGGTGCTGGGCATCCCACCGGCCGCCATGCTGGACCAGGCGCCCAAGGCTCGCAAGTACTTTGAACGGCTGCCTGGGGGTGGCTGGACCCTACGAAGGACGAAAGAACTCAGGAAG GACCTGGTGCTGCGCATGCTGGAGTATGAGCCCGCCGCCCGCATCAGCCCCCTGGGGGCTCTGCAGCACGGCTTCTTCCGCCGCACGGCCGACGAGGCCACCAACACGGGCCCGGCAGGCAGCAGTGCCTCCACCTCGCCCGCGCCCCTCGACACCTGCCCCTCTTCCAGCACCGCCAGCTCCATCTCCAGTTCTG GAGGCTCCAGTGGCTCCTCCAGTGACAACCGGACCTACCGCTACAGCAACCGATATTGTGGGGGCCCTGGGCCCCCTATCACAGACTGTGAGATGAACAGCCCCCAG GTCCCACCCTCCCAGCCGCTGCGGCCCTGGGCAGGGGGTGATGTGCCCCACAAGACACATCaagcccctgcctctgcctcgtCACTGCCTGGGACCGGGGCCCAGTTACCCCCCCAGCCCCGATACCTTGGTCGTCCCCCATCACCAACCTCACCACCACCCCCGGAGCTGATGGATGTGAGCCTGGTGGGCGGCCCTGCTGACTGCTCCCCACCTCACCCAGCACCTGCCCCCCAGCACCCGGCTGCCTCAGCCCTCCGGACTCGGATGACTGGAGGTCGTCCACCCCTCCCGCCTCCTGATGACCCTGCCACTCTGGGGCCTCACCTGGGCCTCCGTGGTGTACCCCAGAGCACAGCAGCCAGCTCGTGA
- the DYRK1B gene encoding dual specificity tyrosine-phosphorylation-regulated kinase 1B isoform X4, producing MAVPPGHGPFSGFPGPQEHTQVLPDVRLLPRRLPLAFRDATSAPLRKLSVDLIKTYKHINEVYYAKKKRRAQQAPPQDSSNKKEKKVLNHGYDDDNHDYIVRSGERWLERYEIDSLIGKGSFGQVVKAYDHQTQELVAIKIIKNKKAFLNQAQIELRLLELMNQHDTEMKYYIVHLKRHFMFRNHLCLVFELLSYNLYDLLRNTHFRGVSLNLTRKLAQQLCTALLFLATPELSIIHCDLKPENILLCNPKRSAIKIVDFGSSCQLGQRIYQYIQSRFYRSPEVLLGTPYDLAIDMWSLGCILVEMHTGEPLFSGSNEVDQMNRIVEVLGIPPAAMLDQAPKARKYFERLPGGGWTLRRTKELRKDYQGPGTRRLQEVLGVQTGGPGGRRAGEPGHSPADYLRFQDLVLRMLEYEPAARISPLGALQHGFFRRTADEATNTGPAGSSASTSPAPLDTCPSSSTASSISSSGGSSGSSSDNRTYRYSNRYCGGPGPPITDCEMNSPQVPPSQPLRPWAGGDVPHKTHQAPASASSLPGTGAQLPPQPRYLGRPPSPTSPPPPELMDVSLVGGPADCSPPHPAPAPQHPAASALRTRMTGGRPPLPPPDDPATLGPHLGLRGVPQSTAASS from the exons ATGGCCGTCCCACCGGGCCATGGTCCCTTCTCTGGCTTCCCAGGGCCCCAGGAGCACACGCAG GTATTGCCTGATGTGCGGCTACTGCCTCGGAGGCTGCCCCTGGCCTTCCGGGATGCAACCTCAGCCCCGCTGCGTAAGCTCTCTGTGGACCTCATCAAGACCTACAAGCACATCAATGAG gTATACTATGCGAAGAAGAAGCGGCGGGCCCAGCAGGCGCCACCCCAGGATTCGAGCaacaagaaggagaagaaggtcCTGAACCATGGTTATGATGACGACAACCATGACTACATCGTGCGCAGTGGCGAGCGCTGGCTGGAGCGCTACGAAATTGACTCGCTCATTGGCAAAGGCTCCTTTGGCCAG GTGGTGAAAGCCTATGATCATCAGACCCAGGAGCTTGTGGCCATCAAGATCATCAAGAACAAAAAGGCTTTCCTGAACCAGGCCCAGATTGAGCTGCGGCTGCTGGAGCTGATGAACCAGCATGACACGGAGATGAAGTACTATATAG TACACCTGAAGCGGCACTTCATGTTCCGGAACCACCTGTGCCTGGTGTTTGAGCTGCTGTCCTACAACCTGTATGACCTCCTGCGCAACACCCACTTCCGCGGCGTCTCGCTGAACCTGACCCGGAAGCTGGCGCAGCAGCTCTGCACGGCACTGCTCTTTCTGGCCACGCCTGAGCTGAGCATCATTCACTGCGACCTCAAGCCTGAAAACATCTTGCTGTGCAACCCCAAGCGCAGCGCCATCAAGATCGTGGACTTCGGCAGCTCCTGCCAGCTTGGCCAGAGG ATCTACCAGTATATCCAGAGCCGCTTCTACCGCTCACCTGAGGTGCTCCTGGGCACACCCTACGACCTGGCCATTGACATGTGGTCCCTGGGCTGCATCCTTGTGGAGATGCACACCGGAGAGCCCCTCTTCAGTGGCTCCAATGAG GTCGACCAGATGAACCGCATTGTGGAGGTGCTGGGCATCCCACCGGCCGCCATGCTGGACCAGGCGCCCAAGGCTCGCAAGTACTTTGAACGGCTGCCTGGGGGTGGCTGGACCCTACGAAGGACGAAAGAACTCAGGAAG GATTACCAGGGCCCCGGGACACGGCGGCTGCAGGAGGTGCTGGGCGTGCAGACGGGCGGGCCCGGGGGCCGGCGGGCGGGGGAGCCGGGCCACAGCCCCGCCGACTACCTCCGCTTCCAGGACCTGGTGCTGCGCATGCTGGAGTATGAGCCCGCCGCCCGCATCAGCCCCCTGGGGGCTCTGCAGCACGGCTTCTTCCGCCGCACGGCCGACGAGGCCACCAACACGGGCCCGGCAGGCAGCAGTGCCTCCACCTCGCCCGCGCCCCTCGACACCTGCCCCTCTTCCAGCACCGCCAGCTCCATCTCCAGTTCTG GAGGCTCCAGTGGCTCCTCCAGTGACAACCGGACCTACCGCTACAGCAACCGATATTGTGGGGGCCCTGGGCCCCCTATCACAGACTGTGAGATGAACAGCCCCCAG GTCCCACCCTCCCAGCCGCTGCGGCCCTGGGCAGGGGGTGATGTGCCCCACAAGACACATCaagcccctgcctctgcctcgtCACTGCCTGGGACCGGGGCCCAGTTACCCCCCCAGCCCCGATACCTTGGTCGTCCCCCATCACCAACCTCACCACCACCCCCGGAGCTGATGGATGTGAGCCTGGTGGGCGGCCCTGCTGACTGCTCCCCACCTCACCCAGCACCTGCCCCCCAGCACCCGGCTGCCTCAGCCCTCCGGACTCGGATGACTGGAGGTCGTCCACCCCTCCCGCCTCCTGATGACCCTGCCACTCTGGGGCCTCACCTGGGCCTCCGTGGTGTACCCCAGAGCACAGCAGCCAGCTCGTGA
- the FBL gene encoding rRNA 2'-O-methyltransferase fibrillarin isoform X1, giving the protein MKPGFSPRGGGFGGRGGFGDRGGRGGRGGFGGGRGRGGGFRGRGRGGGGGGGGGGGGRGGGGFHSGGNRGRGRGGKRGNQSGKNVMVEPHRHEGVFICRGKEDALVTKNLVPGESVYGEKRVSISEGDDKIEYRAWNPFRSKLAAAILGGVDQIHIKPGAKVLYLGAASGTTVSHVSDIVGPDGLVYAVEFSHRSGRDLINLAKKRTNIIPVIEDARHPHKYRMLIAMVDVIFADVAQPDQTRIVALNAHTFLRNGGHFVISIKANCIDSTASAEAVFASEVKKMQQENMKPQEQLTLEPYERDHAVVVGVYRPPPKVKN; this is encoded by the exons ATGAAGCCAG GATTCAGTCCCCGTGGGGGTGGCTTTGGCGGCCGAGGGGGCTTTGGTGACCGTGGTGGTCGTGGAGGCCGAGGGGGCTTCGGCGGGGGCCGAGGTCGAGGCGGAGGCTTTAGAGGTCGTGGacgaggaggaggtggaggcggcggcggtggaggaggaggaagaggtg GTGGAGGCTTCCATTCTGGTGGCAACCGGGGTCGTGGTCggggaggaaaaagaggaaaccAGTCGGGGAAGAATGTGATGGTGGAGCCGCATCGGCATGAGG GTGTCTTCATTTGTCGAGGAAAGGAagatgcactggtcaccaagaaCCTGGTCCCTGGGGAATCAGTTTATGGAGAGAAGAGAGTCTCGATTTCG GAAGGAGATGACAAAATTGAGTACCGAGCCTGGAACCCCTTCCGCTCCAAGCTGGCAGCAGCAATCCTGGGTGGTGTGGACCAGATCCACATCAAACCGGGGGCTAAGGTTCTCTACCTCGGGGCTGCCTCGGGCACCACGGTCTCCCATGTCTCTGACATCGTTGGTCCG gatGGTCTAGTCTATGCAGTCGAGTTCTCCCACCGCTCTGGCCGTGACCTCATTAACTTGGCCAAGAAGAGGACCAACATCATTCCTGTGATCGAGGATGCTCGACACCCACACAAATACCGCATGCTCATCG CAATGGTGGATGTGATCTTTGCTGATGTGGCCCAGCCAGACCAGACCCGGATTGTGGCCCTGAATGCCCACACCTTCCTGCGTAATGGAGGACACTTTGTGATTTCCATTAAG GCCAACTGCATTGACTCCACAGCCTCAGCCGAGGCCGTGTTTGCCTCCGAAGTGAAAAAGATGCAACAGGAGAATATGAAGCCGCAGGAGCAGTTGACCCTTGAGCCATACGAAAGAGACCATGCCGTGGTCGTGGGAGTGTACAG GCCACCCCCCAAGGTGAAGAACTGA
- the FBL gene encoding rRNA 2'-O-methyltransferase fibrillarin isoform X2, translated as MKPGFSPRGGGFGGRGGFGDRGGRGGRGGFGGGRGRGGGFRGRGRGGGGGGGGGGGGRGGGFHSGGNRGRGRGGKRGNQSGKNVMVEPHRHEGVFICRGKEDALVTKNLVPGESVYGEKRVSISEGDDKIEYRAWNPFRSKLAAAILGGVDQIHIKPGAKVLYLGAASGTTVSHVSDIVGPDGLVYAVEFSHRSGRDLINLAKKRTNIIPVIEDARHPHKYRMLIAMVDVIFADVAQPDQTRIVALNAHTFLRNGGHFVISIKANCIDSTASAEAVFASEVKKMQQENMKPQEQLTLEPYERDHAVVVGVYRPPPKVKN; from the exons ATGAAGCCAG GATTCAGTCCCCGTGGGGGTGGCTTTGGCGGCCGAGGGGGCTTTGGTGACCGTGGTGGTCGTGGAGGCCGAGGGGGCTTCGGCGGGGGCCGAGGTCGAGGCGGAGGCTTTAGAGGTCGTGGacgaggaggaggtggaggcggcggcggtggaggaggaggaagag GTGGAGGCTTCCATTCTGGTGGCAACCGGGGTCGTGGTCggggaggaaaaagaggaaaccAGTCGGGGAAGAATGTGATGGTGGAGCCGCATCGGCATGAGG GTGTCTTCATTTGTCGAGGAAAGGAagatgcactggtcaccaagaaCCTGGTCCCTGGGGAATCAGTTTATGGAGAGAAGAGAGTCTCGATTTCG GAAGGAGATGACAAAATTGAGTACCGAGCCTGGAACCCCTTCCGCTCCAAGCTGGCAGCAGCAATCCTGGGTGGTGTGGACCAGATCCACATCAAACCGGGGGCTAAGGTTCTCTACCTCGGGGCTGCCTCGGGCACCACGGTCTCCCATGTCTCTGACATCGTTGGTCCG gatGGTCTAGTCTATGCAGTCGAGTTCTCCCACCGCTCTGGCCGTGACCTCATTAACTTGGCCAAGAAGAGGACCAACATCATTCCTGTGATCGAGGATGCTCGACACCCACACAAATACCGCATGCTCATCG CAATGGTGGATGTGATCTTTGCTGATGTGGCCCAGCCAGACCAGACCCGGATTGTGGCCCTGAATGCCCACACCTTCCTGCGTAATGGAGGACACTTTGTGATTTCCATTAAG GCCAACTGCATTGACTCCACAGCCTCAGCCGAGGCCGTGTTTGCCTCCGAAGTGAAAAAGATGCAACAGGAGAATATGAAGCCGCAGGAGCAGTTGACCCTTGAGCCATACGAAAGAGACCATGCCGTGGTCGTGGGAGTGTACAG GCCACCCCCCAAGGTGAAGAACTGA